The following proteins are encoded in a genomic region of Amphiura filiformis chromosome 11, Afil_fr2py, whole genome shotgun sequence:
- the LOC140164660 gene encoding uncharacterized protein, translated as MEIVHGNVTVSVRPLRYEEFTGAMPEVFIADCILKRRWRKGRAQYLVKWKGWPCRYNTWEPEEHILDFQLIRIFEQKRKLKKDKAQLKKLATKGAEKMKKKRKKSIKDTDYDVFSKNSLMNIQSHMTQSVASLPAGNRLPCYPNSEMFAPSMYRNQDDLLNSNRDNFLNTNRDNFLNTNQDTFPHSNQDTLPLSDLVPDTNKPTCNIFRSLKFKRQPFEIKHHQPHMLTNKEEQDKCNSIHHQHHHHHHRRNLHELDCLRMIKFKLGWHYEQIRSKGFGIGAAPQQYPTAATVTDVDVNDDIRTVDDLPPSPTSSLTSNSFVSDGMEEI; from the exons ATGGAAATTGTACACGGAAATGTTACAGTAAGTGTGAGGCCGTTGAGGTATGAAGAATTTACGGGTGCCATGCCAGAGGTTTTTATTGCTGATTGCATACTGAAAAGACGTTGGAGAAAG GGCCGGGCACAGTATCTCGTAAAATGGAAAGGCTGGCCTTGTCG aTACAACACTTGGGAGCCAGAAGAACATATTCTAGATTTTCAATTGATTCGAATATTTGAACAGAAGAGAAAACTGAAAAAGGACAA GGCTCAGTTGAAGAAACTTGCTACCAAAGGTGCtgagaaaatgaaaaagaaacgAAAG AAATCCATTAAAGATACGGACTATGACGTCTTTTCCAAGAAcagcctcatgaatattcaatctCATATGACGCAATCCGTCGCTTCTCTGCCCGCCGGTAACAGATTGCCTTGTTATCCTAACTCGGAGATGTTTGCACCATCAATGTACCGTAATCAAGATGATTTGCTTAACTCTAATCGGGACAATTTCCTCAACACTAATCGGGACAATTTCCTCAACACTAATCAGGACACTTTCCCCCACTCTAATCAGGACACACTCCCCCTCAGTGATTTAGTTCCCGATACGAACAAACCCACATGCAATATATTTCGCTCGTTGAAATTTAAACGCCAACCatttgaaataaaacatcatCAACCACATATGCTCACTAATAAGGAGGAACAAGACAAGTGCAATAGTATTcaccatcagcatcatcatcaccaccatcgtCGCAATTTGCATGAACTTGACTGCCTACGCATGATCAAGTTTAAACTAGGCTGGCATTACGAACAAATAAGGTCGAAAGGATTCGGTATCGGTGCAGCACCGCAGCAATATCCTACAGCTGCTACAGTAACAGATGTTGATGTTAATGATGACATAAGAACTGTTGACGACCTTCCTCCTTCGCCCACATCTTCTCTGACATCAAATAGTTTTGTCTCAGATGGCATGGAGGAGATATAA